The Entelurus aequoreus isolate RoL-2023_Sb linkage group LG23, RoL_Eaeq_v1.1, whole genome shotgun sequence genome has a window encoding:
- the hadhb gene encoding trifunctional enzyme subunit beta, mitochondrial — MATMLLKSVRCSPVSSTWAVQFAARSLGTTAQLHAQAQAKSKKTLARPGVKNVVLVEGVRTPFLLSGTTYADLMPHDLARAALQGLLHKTGIPKDAVDYIIYGTVIQEVKTSNVAREAALGAGFSDKIPAHTVTMACISSNQAMTSAVGLIAAGQCDSVVAGGVEFMSDVPIRHSRKMRKTMLSLNKAKTLGQRLGLIGSIRMGHFAPELPAVAEFSTAETMGHSADRLAAAFGVSRVEQDEFALRSHSLAKKAQDEGLLQDVIPFKVPGRDIVSKDNGIRPSSMEQLAKLRPAFVKPHGTVTAANSSFLTDGASAVLIMSEEKALAMGYKPKAYLRDFVYVSQDPKDQLLLGPTYGTPKVLERAGLTMNDIDVFEFHEAFAGQIMANLKAMDSDWFAQTYMGRKSKVGTPPMEKFNNWGGSLSLGHPFGATGCRLVTTVAHRLQKDGGQYGLVAACAAGGQGHAMVIEAYPQ, encoded by the exons ATGGCTACCATGCTACTGAAGTCAGTGCGTTGCTCCCCTGTCAGCTCTACCTGGGCTGTGCAGTTTG CTGCACGATCCCTCGGTACGACAGCTCAGCTACATGCTCAAG CTCAGGCAAAAAGCAAGAAGACACTGGCCCGCCCTGGCGTGAAGAACGTAGTGTTGGTCGAAGGAGTACGAACCCCTTTTCTATTGTCTGGAACTAC ATATGCTGACCTCATGCCTCATGACTTGGCCAGGGCAGCTctaca ggGTCTGCTGCACAAGACAGGTATTCCTAAAGATGCTGTGGACTACATAATCTACGGAACTGTAATTCAGGAAGTCAAGACAAGCAATGTAGCAAGAGAG GCTGCGCTGGGTGCAGGCTTCTCTGACAAGATCCCAGCTCACACCGTCACCATGGCCTGCATCTCCTCCAACCAGGCAATGACCTCGG CGGTTGGTCTAATTGCTGCCGGCCAGTGTGACTCCGTCGTGGCAGGCGGAGTCGAGTTCATGTCCGACGTTCCTATCCGTCACAGCCGCAAGATGAGGAAGACCATGCTTTCGCTCAACAAGGCTAAGACCCTCGGCCAGAGGCTCGGCTTGATTGGCAGCATCCGCATGGGGCACTTCGCACCAGAG CTTCCTGCTGTAGCCGAGTTCTCCACAGCGGAAACGATGGGCCACAGCGCTGACCGTCTGGCTGCTGCATTTGGAGTATCCAGAGTGGAGCAGGATGAGTTCGCTCTGCGATCACACTCGCTGGCCAAAAAGGCCCAGGATGAAGGTCTGCTGCAGGATGTCATCCCCTTTAAAGTGCCAG GCAGGGACATTGTTTCCAAGGACAACGGTATCCGTCCATCCTCCATGGAGCAGTTGGCCAAACTAAGACCAGCCTTCGTTAAACCTCACGGCACAGTCACCGCCGCCAACTCCTCCTTCCTG ACCGACGGTGCCTCTGCTGTGCTAATCATGTCTGAAGAGAAAGCTCTAGCGATGGGTTACAAGCCTAAGGCCTACCTGAG AGACTTTGTCTACGTGTCTCAGGATCCTAAAGATCAGCTGCTGCTCGG ACCAACATACGGTACACCCAAGGTTCTGGAACGTGCTGGTTTGACCATGAATGACATCGATGTGTTTGAGTTCCACGAGGCGTTTGCA GGTCAGATAATGGCAAATCTGAAGGCTATGGACTCTGACTGGTTCGCCCAGACATACATGGGCAGAAAATCAAAG GTGGGTACTCCTCCTATGGAGAAGTTCAACAACTGGGGAGGCTCTCTGTCTCTGGGTCATCCGTTCGGTGCCACCGGCTGCAGACTGGTCACCACGGTCGCACACAGACTCCAGAAAGATGGAGGACAGTACGGTTTGGTGGCGGCATGTGCTGCAGGAGGACAG ggccACGCCATGGTGATTGAAGCCTACCCGCAGTAA